One genomic segment of Ictalurus punctatus breed USDA103 chromosome 4, Coco_2.0, whole genome shotgun sequence includes these proteins:
- the nutf2 gene encoding nuclear transport factor 2 isoform X2, whose amino-acid sequence MGDKPIWEQIGSSFVQHYYQLFDTDRTQLGSIYIDASCLTWEGQQFQGKAAIVEKLSSLPFTKIAHSITAQDHQPTPDSCIMSMVVGQLKADEDQVLGFQQTFLLKHYSNAWVCTNEVFRLALHNL is encoded by the exons ATGGGAGACAAGCCAATCTGGGAACAAATAGGATCCAGCTTTGTTCAGCATTACTATCAGCTGTTTGACACCGACAGAACTCAGCTTGGATCAATATAT ATTGATGCGTCATGTCTTACGTGGGAAGGACAGCAATTCCAGGGAAAAGCAGCGATTGTTGAGAAACTCTCC AGCCTGCCCTTCACAAAAATAGCCCACAGCATAACAGCACAAGATCACCAGCCCACACCTGACAGCTGCATAATGAGTATGGTAGTAGGACAACTAAAA GCCGACGAAGACCAGGTGCTGGGCTTCCAACAGACCTTTCTGCTGAAACATTACAGCAATGCCTGGGTTTGCACCAACGAGGTCTTCAGGCTTGCTCTGCACAACCTATGA